From the genome of Glycine max cultivar Williams 82 chromosome 2, Glycine_max_v4.0, whole genome shotgun sequence, one region includes:
- the LOC100780214 gene encoding auxin-induced protein AUX28-like translates to MVFEETELRLGLGLCLPGNGTTATTEAAAAELGVRKRGFSETETDETATVDLMLNLSPKEAAAADGADPREKPKTSPKEKTLLLPDPAKPPAKAQVVGWPPVRSFRKNMFAAQKSSGGEESEKSSPNASFVKVSMDGAPYLRKVDLKMYKSYPELSDALGKMFSSFTIGNCESQGFKDFMNESKLMDLLNSSDYVPTYEDRDGDWMLVGDVPWEMFVESCKRLRIMKGKEAIGLAPRAVEKCKNRS, encoded by the exons ATGGTGTTTGAGGAAACTGAGCTGAGGCTGGGACTGGGACTATGTCTCCCTGGAAATGGAACCACGGCAACAACTGAAGCTGCTGCTGCGGAATTAGGAGTGAGGAAGAGAGGGTTCTCTGAGACTGAAACTGATGAAACAGCCACCGTTGATTTGATGCTTAACCTCTCACCCAAGGaagctgctgctgctgatggtGCAGATCCACGTGAGAAGCCAAAGACTTCGCCGAAGGAGAAGACCCTTCTGCTTCCCGATCCCGCCAAGCCTCCTGCCAA GGCGCAAGTGGTGGGATGGCCACCCGTGAGGTCTTTCCGGAAGAACATGTTCGCAGCCCAAAAGAGCAGCGGCGGAGAGGAAAGCGAAAAGAGCAGCCCTAATGCAAGCTTTGTCAAAGTTAGCATGGATGGAGCACCTTACCTCCGCAAAGTTGACTTGAAGATGTACAAGAGTTACCCAGAGCTCTCTGATGCCTTGGGCAAAATGTTTAGCTCCTTCACCATTG GAAATTGTGAATCCCAAGGCTTCAAGGATTTCATGAATGAGAGCAAGTTGATGGATCTTTTGAACAGCTCCGACTATGTCCCGACCTATGAAGACAGGGATGGCGACTGGATGCTTGTCGGTGATGTGCCATGgga GATGTTTGTTGAATCATGCAAGCGTTTACGTATCATGAAAGGAAAGGAAGCTATTGGACTGG CACCAAGAGCCGTGGAGAAATGCAAGAACAGGAGCTAG